From the Candidatus Methylomirabilis sp. genome, the window ATCATTGAGCCCGGACGGTTTCTGGTGAACGACGCCGCCGTGTGCCTGGCGAGTATCCTGACATGCAAGCGAACAGCCCATAGACGCTGGGCCCTGATAGATGCGGGTCGGAATATCTTGCCGCCCCGCGAAAATGCCGAATATGTCGTCGTGCCTTGTCGAGTATCGCCGGGGCGAACCCTGTATCACGTCGGTGATTTCCTGTGTGTCCCGTCGGAGCCTGTTCCGCTCTCGCTTGTCAGCAGGGCGATCACGCCAGGCGATCTGCTCGCCGTGTTCAATGCCGGGGCCTACACCTTTTCCATGGCCCAGAACTTCGGAGAACCGATCCCGAATGCGATCCTGGTCGACAAGGGTGAGTGGACATGGCTGTTTAAGAAGCGGTCCGTTGAAGAGCAGTTCAAGGGATGACGCCGCAAGCTCGTCTGACGCGTGGGGAAGCGCGCACGCAGGGGGAGTGGGAGGAGGAATGACGCTGATAAGCAGAGCAAAGTCCGGGTCGTATTCGGTCATCATCGCTGCGGCAGGGCTTGTCGCCCTCGGCGCCCTTATACGACAGTCTCCGGTTGCGTGGGGAGCCGATCCCGACTCGCCGCTGCCGGGTAGAGTTGAAGAAGCGGTTCGTCTGGAACCGGTTGTGGTCTCCGCCAGCCGGGTCGAGCAGCGGTTACGGGACGTTCCGGCCAATGTCACGGTCATCACGCGGGAAGATATCGAGCAATCGCCGGCCAGGACCGTCGACGATCTGCTGCGACAGGTCCCGGGGTTCAGTCTGTTCAGGCGGAGCAGCAGCCTGGTCACTCATCCGACGACTCAGGGGGTCTCCCTTCGCGGGATTGGGCCCAGCGGGGTGAGTCGAACGCTGGTGCTGTTGGATGGGGTCCCGCTTAACGATCCGTTTGGCGGTTGGGTGTACTGGAGCAAGGTGCCACTGGAAAGTGTCGAGCGTATCGAGGTGACGCGTGGCGGCGGCTCCGGCGTCTACGGCAACTACGCGATGGGTGGCGTCATCAACATTATTACCAGGCGGCCGGAGGCGCGGGTCGCGCAAGCCAAGCTCGACCTCGGAACCCGTGATACGGTGGATGCCGACCTACTGGTCAGCCACGTCACAGGCCCATGGGGCGTCTCCCTTGAGGGTAACTTCTTTCGAACTGACGGCTACAAGATCGTTCGCAAGGATCAGCGGGGGGCCATAGATATCGATGCCGACTCCAGCCACAAGACCTTTAACGGCCGGGTGGAATACGCCCCTTCCCTAGCCTCCTCAGTTTTCCTCGCCGGCAGCTTTTTTCATGAGGATCGCGGCAACGGGACCCCGCTTCAGAACAACTCGACAGAGACAGGTTTTGTGGCGACCGGAGGCCGGCTGAAAACGGCCGACGGAAGCGACTGGCAGCTCACGCTCTTCTCTCACCTGCAGACATTTGACAGCACCTTCAGCTCTGCGGCTCCAGATCGGAACTCGGAAATCCCGTCGCTCAATCAGTTCGACGTTCCCTCAACGGATGCGGGGGCAAACCTGCAGTGGTCGAAGCGGATCTTTCAGTTCCATCTGCTGACGGCTGGGACAGATCTGCGATGGATCGATGGAGAAACCAACGAAGACTTCACCTTCAGTCAGACGCTAGGCGATTTCACTCGGCGACGGAAGGCCGGTGGAGAACAATTCTTGGCGGGCGCCTACCTTCAGGACATTTTCACTCCCGCGCCAGGATGGCAGGTGACGATTGCCGGTCGGTTCGACTCCTGGCAGAGCTTCAATGCCTCCCGCGTTGAGAGGAATAAACAAACCGGAGCGATTACTCGGAATAATCAATTCTCAGATCGGGATGAATTCGCCTTCAGCCCCAAGGTGGCCCTCCTCTATCATGCGACCGATCAACTCTCGTTGCGAAGCTCCTTTTACAAGGGGTTTCGGGCGCCGACCATCAATGAGCAGTTTCGGCCATTCAGGGTCCGAAACGACATTACCGAAGCCAACGAGAATTTGGACCCGGAGCGACTGATCGGAGGAGAGGTCGGATTTGACTATGCCATTGTGAGCAACCTTCTCGGTCGATTCACGGCCTTTTGGAATGAGGTGAAGGACCCGATCGTGAACGTCACCAAGGGGACTGGTCCGGGGACCGTTGCTCCCTGCGGTTTCGTTCCGGCTGGAGGCGTCTGCCGCCAGCGGCAAAACCTGGACCGGACGCGGATCAGGGGCATCGAGGCCGAACTGGAATATCGTCCGTTTTTACGCTGGGCCGTCTCAGGCAGTTATCTGTACAACCATACTGACGTCTTGAGCGCCCCGAACCAGCCGGAGTTGGAGGGGAAACGGATCGCCCAGGTGCCGAGGCATCAGTTTACCTTGAAGCTGGGCTACACCAACCCGACCCTCATCAACGTGTCCGTCCAGGGACGGTTTGTCGGGGATCAATTCGAGGACGACCTCAACACACTGAAGCTCGGCGACTACTTCGTGGTGGACCTCATGCTGTGGCGACCGATCCCTGTCCCCAAGTTCTCCGCAGGAGAAATCTTCTTTGCGGTGGAGAACCTCTTCGACAGGACGTACGAGGCCGGTAAGACGGCTGATGGCATCGTGACTACAGGCATGCCGCTCTTGGTGCATGGCGGCCTCAAGGTACGGTTCTGACGTAAGGGTGTGACCACCTATGCCATGGCATCGGCTGCGTGCGGCGGCGGTGTTCGCGATATGGCTCGTTCTCAGCTCTACTGAGGCGCACGCTCAGGGTGCTGGGGCAGAGCTGGAGATTGTCCCGCTTCCGGAGATCCTGGTGACCGCTCCAGCCCGCCTTCCGGAGGTCCCGCTCTCGCTCGCCGAAGTCCCAGCCAGCGTCCAGATCATCACGGCCGACGAGATCAAGCGCTCGGGCGCCCTGAGCCTGCAGGGTGTCATGCAGCAGCTTCCTGGGGTCCATCTGAACGACCAACAGGGCAACGCCTATCAACTCGATCTCTCCTTCCGAGGCTTCTCGAGTACCTCGGTGACTGGCGTCCCTCAAGGAATCAGTG encodes:
- a CDS encoding TonB-dependent receptor encodes the protein MTLISRAKSGSYSVIIAAAGLVALGALIRQSPVAWGADPDSPLPGRVEEAVRLEPVVVSASRVEQRLRDVPANVTVITREDIEQSPARTVDDLLRQVPGFSLFRRSSSLVTHPTTQGVSLRGIGPSGVSRTLVLLDGVPLNDPFGGWVYWSKVPLESVERIEVTRGGGSGVYGNYAMGGVINIITRRPEARVAQAKLDLGTRDTVDADLLVSHVTGPWGVSLEGNFFRTDGYKIVRKDQRGAIDIDADSSHKTFNGRVEYAPSLASSVFLAGSFFHEDRGNGTPLQNNSTETGFVATGGRLKTADGSDWQLTLFSHLQTFDSTFSSAAPDRNSEIPSLNQFDVPSTDAGANLQWSKRIFQFHLLTAGTDLRWIDGETNEDFTFSQTLGDFTRRRKAGGEQFLAGAYLQDIFTPAPGWQVTIAGRFDSWQSFNASRVERNKQTGAITRNNQFSDRDEFAFSPKVALLYHATDQLSLRSSFYKGFRAPTINEQFRPFRVRNDITEANENLDPERLIGGEVGFDYAIVSNLLGRFTAFWNEVKDPIVNVTKGTGPGTVAPCGFVPAGGVCRQRQNLDRTRIRGIEAELEYRPFLRWAVSGSYLYNHTDVLSAPNQPELEGKRIAQVPRHQFTLKLGYTNPTLINVSVQGRFVGDQFEDDLNTLKLGDYFVVDLMLWRPIPVPKFSAGEIFFAVENLFDRTYEAGKTADGIVTTGMPLLVHGGLKVRF